From one Rattus rattus isolate New Zealand chromosome 15, Rrattus_CSIRO_v1, whole genome shotgun sequence genomic stretch:
- the Dele1 gene encoding death ligand signal enhancer isoform X2 has translation MWRLTGILGRALPRLLGPGFRGITPKPTSSDGPQTTSTTLPLPRVNFDRSGSHGSKRNRDPKCCGWKEAFHWMSAHVSPNTLRDAVSWGTLAVLALHLARQIHFHAPLVAGPQSAERCSWHSPLYRFLSSSWWHPHSSLRRHVLPSPDCPAPRNTGLREPRLGQEEPSARSQGLPSDSSLKPGLLNLPEEEPGDFGFLNASRDFTSQAKAAEAGPPGGKNEQDKPKALPLEEAVTSIQQLFQLSVAIAFNFLGTENIKTGDYTAAFSYFQKAADRGYSKAQYNVGLCLEHGRGTSRDLSKAILFYHLAAVQGHSLAQYRYARCLLQSPGSVSDPEQQRAVSLLRQAADSGLTEAQAFLGVLFTKEPHLDEQRAVKYLWLAASNGVRMRSLVCACWGASLIRKGIWKLVLSSGVWYVF, from the exons ATGTGGCGCCTGACAGGGATCCTGGGGCGAG CTCTTCCTCGCCTGCTGGGACCAGGCTTCCGAGGGATAACACCCAAACCCACCAGTTCAGATGGGCCTCAGACAACCTCCACTACCCTGCCACTCCCTAGGGTCAACTTTGACAG ATCAGGCTCCCATGGTTCAAAGAGGAACAGGGACCCAAAGTGCTGTGGATGGAAAGAGGCCTTCCACTGGATGTCTGCTCATGTCTCCCCAAACACTCTGCGGGATGCCGTCTCCTGG GGCACTCTGGCCGTGCTGGCCTTGCACCTGGCGAGGCAGATTCACTTCCATGCACCTCTGGTAGCAGGACCTCAGTCAGCTGAACGCTGCTCTTGGCACAGTCCCCTGTACcgcttcctctcctcttcctggtgGCACCCGCACTCCT CACTTCGGAGGCATGTTCTTCCCAGTCCTGACTGCCCAGCTCCCAGGAACACTGGCCTGAGGGAACCAAGACTGGGCCAGGAAGAACCCTCAGCTCGATCCCAGGGCCTTCCTTCAGATAGCTCCCTGAAACCTGGCCTTCTGAACCTACCTGAAGAAG AGCCCGGTGACTTTGGCTTCCTGAATGCTAGCAGGGACTTCACATCCCAGGCAAAGGCAGCTGAGGCCGGCCCCCCTGGAGGAAAAAAT gAGCAAGATAAGCCCAAGGCTCTTCCTCTGGAGGAGGCTGTGACTTCCATCCAGCAACTCTTTCAGCTCAGCGTTGCCATTGCTTTCAACTTCCTGG GGACAGAGAACATAAAGACAGGGGACTACACAGCAGCCTTCTCCTACTTCCAGAAAGCCGCAGACCGTGGCTACAGCAAAGCACAGTACAATGTGGGCTTGTGCCTCGAGCATGGCAGAGGCACCTCCAGGGACCTCAGCAAG GCTATCCTCTTTTACCACCTGGCTGCTGTCCAGGGCCACAGCCTGGCTCAGTACCGCTATGCCAGGTGCCTGTTGCAAAGTCCAGGCTCTGTGTCAGACCCCGAGCAACAGAGGGCTGTCTCTCTACTGAGGCAGGCTGCAGACTCTGGCTTGACAGAG GCCCAGGCTTTCCTTGGGGTACTGTTTACCAAGGAACCACACCTGGATGAACAGAGAGCTGTAAAATACCTTTGGCTGGCAGCCAGCAACGGGGTACGTATGAGGTCTCTGGTCTGTGCATGTTGGGGAGCAAGTCTGATAAGAAAAGGGATTTGGAAACTGGTTCTGAGCTCTGGGGTATGGTATGTTTTCTAG
- the Dele1 gene encoding death ligand signal enhancer isoform X1 produces MWRLTGILGRGRGCLQALPRLLGPGFRGITPKPTSSDGPQTTSTTLPLPRVNFDRSGSHGSKRNRDPKCCGWKEAFHWMSAHVSPNTLRDAVSWGTLAVLALHLARQIHFHAPLVAGPQSAERCSWHSPLYRFLSSSWWHPHSSLRRHVLPSPDCPAPRNTGLREPRLGQEEPSARSQGLPSDSSLKPGLLNLPEEEPGDFGFLNASRDFTSQAKAAEAGPPGGKNEQDKPKALPLEEAVTSIQQLFQLSVAIAFNFLGTENIKTGDYTAAFSYFQKAADRGYSKAQYNVGLCLEHGRGTSRDLSKAILFYHLAAVQGHSLAQYRYARCLLQSPGSVSDPEQQRAVSLLRQAADSGLTEAQAFLGVLFTKEPHLDEQRAVKYLWLAASNGVRMRSLVCACWGASLIRKGIWKLVLSSGVWYVF; encoded by the exons ATGTGGCGCCTGACAGGGATCCTGGGGCGAGGTAGGGGCTGTCTGCAAG CTCTTCCTCGCCTGCTGGGACCAGGCTTCCGAGGGATAACACCCAAACCCACCAGTTCAGATGGGCCTCAGACAACCTCCACTACCCTGCCACTCCCTAGGGTCAACTTTGACAG ATCAGGCTCCCATGGTTCAAAGAGGAACAGGGACCCAAAGTGCTGTGGATGGAAAGAGGCCTTCCACTGGATGTCTGCTCATGTCTCCCCAAACACTCTGCGGGATGCCGTCTCCTGG GGCACTCTGGCCGTGCTGGCCTTGCACCTGGCGAGGCAGATTCACTTCCATGCACCTCTGGTAGCAGGACCTCAGTCAGCTGAACGCTGCTCTTGGCACAGTCCCCTGTACcgcttcctctcctcttcctggtgGCACCCGCACTCCT CACTTCGGAGGCATGTTCTTCCCAGTCCTGACTGCCCAGCTCCCAGGAACACTGGCCTGAGGGAACCAAGACTGGGCCAGGAAGAACCCTCAGCTCGATCCCAGGGCCTTCCTTCAGATAGCTCCCTGAAACCTGGCCTTCTGAACCTACCTGAAGAAG AGCCCGGTGACTTTGGCTTCCTGAATGCTAGCAGGGACTTCACATCCCAGGCAAAGGCAGCTGAGGCCGGCCCCCCTGGAGGAAAAAAT gAGCAAGATAAGCCCAAGGCTCTTCCTCTGGAGGAGGCTGTGACTTCCATCCAGCAACTCTTTCAGCTCAGCGTTGCCATTGCTTTCAACTTCCTGG GGACAGAGAACATAAAGACAGGGGACTACACAGCAGCCTTCTCCTACTTCCAGAAAGCCGCAGACCGTGGCTACAGCAAAGCACAGTACAATGTGGGCTTGTGCCTCGAGCATGGCAGAGGCACCTCCAGGGACCTCAGCAAG GCTATCCTCTTTTACCACCTGGCTGCTGTCCAGGGCCACAGCCTGGCTCAGTACCGCTATGCCAGGTGCCTGTTGCAAAGTCCAGGCTCTGTGTCAGACCCCGAGCAACAGAGGGCTGTCTCTCTACTGAGGCAGGCTGCAGACTCTGGCTTGACAGAG GCCCAGGCTTTCCTTGGGGTACTGTTTACCAAGGAACCACACCTGGATGAACAGAGAGCTGTAAAATACCTTTGGCTGGCAGCCAGCAACGGGGTACGTATGAGGTCTCTGGTCTGTGCATGTTGGGGAGCAAGTCTGATAAGAAAAGGGATTTGGAAACTGGTTCTGAGCTCTGGGGTATGGTATGTTTTCTAG